A genomic segment from Pseudomonadota bacterium encodes:
- a CDS encoding NAD-dependent epimerase/dehydratase family protein: protein MSKAIKNILVTGSVGQIGSELTLELRKKYGADKVVATGRKTPPAPELRDSGPFYFINVSDRASVEEIVKKHDIDTIVHMAALLSAVGEKNPEKCWDVNMNGTINVLNVARDHKMAQVFIPSSIAAFGPGTPLENTPNDTVLRPTTMYGVTKVCGELVCDYYVRKWGLDVRGVRYPGIISSETPPGGGTTDYAVAIYYEAVKQAKYECFVEERTRLPMMYMPDCLKGTMDLMEAPFEKLKHHSDFNLGAMSFSAGELAAEIKKHIPNLEVVYKPDFRQAIADSWPRSVDDSCAREEWGWKPSYGLVEMTKDMIEKLRARHKAGKL, encoded by the coding sequence ATGAGCAAAGCGATCAAGAACATCCTGGTGACCGGATCGGTCGGGCAGATCGGTTCCGAGCTCACGCTCGAGCTGCGCAAGAAGTACGGCGCCGACAAGGTCGTCGCCACCGGCCGCAAGACGCCGCCCGCGCCCGAGCTGCGCGACTCTGGGCCGTTCTACTTCATCAACGTCTCGGATCGCGCCTCCGTCGAGGAGATCGTCAAGAAGCACGACATCGACACCATCGTCCACATGGCGGCGCTCCTGTCCGCCGTGGGCGAGAAGAACCCCGAAAAGTGCTGGGACGTGAACATGAACGGCACCATCAACGTGCTGAACGTCGCCCGCGACCACAAGATGGCGCAGGTGTTCATCCCGTCGTCCATCGCGGCGTTCGGCCCGGGCACGCCGCTCGAAAACACGCCCAACGACACGGTGCTCCGGCCCACGACGATGTACGGCGTCACCAAGGTGTGCGGCGAGCTCGTTTGCGACTACTACGTGCGGAAGTGGGGCCTCGACGTCCGCGGCGTGCGCTACCCCGGGATCATCAGCTCCGAGACGCCCCCCGGCGGCGGCACGACCGACTACGCCGTGGCGATCTACTACGAGGCCGTGAAGCAGGCGAAGTACGAGTGCTTCGTCGAGGAGCGCACGCGCCTGCCGATGATGTACATGCCGGACTGCCTGAAGGGCACGATGGACCTCATGGAGGCGCCGTTCGAGAAGCTGAAACACCACTCGGACTTCAACCTCGGCGCGATGAGCTTCTCCGCGGGCGAGCTCGCGGCCGAGATCAAAAAGCACATCCCGAACCTCGAGGTCGTGTACAAGCCCGACTTCCGGCAGGCGATCGCCGACTCCTGGCCGCGCTCCGTGGACGACAGCTGCGCGCGCGAGGAGTGGGGCTGGAAGCCGAGCTACGGGCTGGTCGAGATGACCAAGGACATGATCGAGAAGCTCCGCGCCCGCCACAAGGCCGGGAAGCTGTAG
- a CDS encoding glycine C-acetyltransferase, with the protein MFDKYKSEFLSELKGIKEAGTWKAERVIESPQTAAIKVGNGEVINFCANNYLGLADNKEIIAAAKKALDERGFGMASVRFICGTQDLHKQLEAVIAKFMGTDDTILYSSCFDANGGLFEIIVQDKDAIISDELNHASIIDGVRLCKAERFRYKNSNMEELEDILKKTQDKRRRLIATDGVFSMDGYLVKLDKICDLAEKYNAMVMVDDSHATGYIGKTGRGTPEHCGVMGRVDVITSTLGKALGGGSGGYTTGRKEIIDLLRQRSRPYLFSNSLTPSLTAAAITTFGMLSATTKYRDKLMDNTKYFREKLEKLGFDVLKGETAIVPVMLYDAALATRFADEMLKEGIYVIGFSYPVVPKDKARIRTQISAAHETHHLDKAIQAFEAVGKRLGVLK; encoded by the coding sequence ATGTTCGACAAGTACAAGAGTGAATTTCTATCGGAGCTCAAGGGCATCAAAGAGGCGGGGACCTGGAAGGCTGAGCGCGTGATCGAGTCGCCGCAGACCGCTGCGATCAAGGTCGGCAACGGTGAGGTCATCAACTTCTGCGCCAACAACTACCTCGGCCTCGCGGACAACAAGGAGATCATCGCGGCCGCGAAGAAGGCGCTCGACGAGCGCGGCTTCGGCATGGCGTCCGTCCGCTTCATCTGCGGCACGCAGGATCTGCACAAGCAGCTCGAGGCCGTCATCGCGAAGTTCATGGGCACCGACGACACGATCCTCTACTCCTCGTGCTTCGACGCCAACGGCGGCCTGTTCGAGATCATCGTGCAGGACAAGGACGCGATCATCTCGGACGAGCTGAACCACGCGTCGATCATCGACGGCGTCCGGCTCTGCAAGGCGGAGCGGTTCCGCTACAAGAACTCCAACATGGAGGAGCTCGAGGATATCCTGAAGAAGACCCAGGACAAGCGGCGCCGCCTGATCGCGACCGACGGCGTGTTCTCCATGGACGGCTACCTCGTCAAGCTCGACAAGATCTGCGACCTCGCCGAGAAGTACAACGCGATGGTGATGGTCGACGACTCCCACGCCACCGGCTACATCGGCAAGACCGGCCGCGGCACGCCCGAGCACTGCGGCGTCATGGGGCGGGTCGACGTCATCACCTCCACGCTCGGCAAGGCGCTCGGCGGCGGCTCCGGCGGCTACACGACCGGGCGCAAGGAGATCATCGACCTCCTGCGCCAGCGCTCGCGGCCGTACCTCTTCTCGAACTCGCTCACGCCGTCCCTCACGGCGGCGGCGATCACGACGTTCGGGATGCTCTCCGCGACGACCAAGTACCGCGACAAGCTGATGGACAACACGAAGTACTTCCGCGAGAAGCTCGAGAAGCTGGGCTTCGACGTGCTCAAGGGCGAGACCGCGATCGTGCCGGTCATGCTCTACGACGCCGCGCTCGCGACCCGCTTCGCCGACGAGATGCTGAAGGAAGGCATCTACGTCATCGGCTTCTCCTACCCGGTGGTGCCGAAGGACAAGGCCCGCATCCGCACGCAGATCTCCGCGGCGCACGAGACGCACCACCTCGACAAGGCCATCCAGGCGTTCGAGGCCGTCGGCAAGCGCCTCGGCGTCCTGAAGTAG